One genomic window of Corynebacterium diphtheriae includes the following:
- a CDS encoding galactokinase family protein, which translates to MFKRQHTDADVLEHPVSASAPATWSLIGEHTDHAGGVVLMSVAQLRTHVEATTRADDIVSVDYYSADPEMPVQQSAISLSDVFEWQNSLSGDHEPLESPGDPSPALTVAVLIYYMVHRQLLSRDTHGFNVTVTSTIPEDAGLGDQEALIMAAALAFAHDYEDVHTAPIKAKFADVCFQASQAATGRPHVRARFDSALRGLASDLNIVDYSDGSVTHFPHPLNTQSDYAAFVVIPPVGAEQTAEVERRQAFITSAEKAFGTDSLRALPDARERVIEWLQAVHEVCGTDDVPTITEAANWLEFMENETQAAINAAQAIKSRRHAACFDIVSESQRNLENLYTITTTDAMLSQLCLSRGAVSARSTEAGICCAIAAIVPLHHAQNFAADLRADGLNVIELQSGHGADIDGEKI; encoded by the coding sequence ATGTTTAAGAGGCAGCACACCGACGCCGACGTTCTCGAACACCCTGTGTCTGCTTCTGCTCCAGCGACGTGGTCATTGATAGGTGAACATACCGATCATGCTGGTGGCGTTGTGCTGATGAGTGTTGCCCAGTTGCGCACCCATGTTGAGGCCACCACTCGTGCAGACGATATTGTGTCGGTGGATTATTACAGCGCTGATCCCGAGATGCCAGTCCAGCAATCCGCTATCTCGTTGAGTGATGTTTTCGAATGGCAAAACAGCCTCAGTGGTGATCACGAACCTTTGGAATCACCAGGTGACCCTAGCCCAGCGCTCACTGTGGCCGTGCTGATTTACTATATGGTGCATCGCCAACTGCTATCCCGTGATACTCATGGTTTTAATGTGACCGTGACTAGCACGATTCCCGAAGATGCGGGGTTGGGAGATCAAGAGGCTCTTATCATGGCTGCAGCATTGGCCTTTGCTCATGATTATGAGGATGTTCATACCGCTCCCATCAAAGCAAAGTTTGCAGATGTGTGTTTCCAAGCCTCTCAAGCGGCAACCGGTAGACCACATGTACGTGCTCGCTTCGATTCCGCGCTTCGTGGCTTGGCAAGCGACCTCAACATAGTTGATTACTCCGATGGTTCCGTCACTCATTTCCCACACCCGCTCAATACCCAATCAGACTATGCGGCATTTGTAGTCATCCCTCCTGTCGGTGCGGAACAAACCGCAGAGGTCGAACGTCGACAAGCATTTATCACTTCAGCCGAAAAAGCCTTCGGTACCGACTCCCTCCGCGCGCTTCCCGATGCCCGAGAACGCGTCATCGAATGGCTTCAGGCCGTCCACGAAGTCTGTGGAACCGACGACGTTCCCACGATCACTGAAGCTGCCAACTGGTTGGAGTTTATGGAAAACGAAACTCAAGCAGCCATCAACGCGGCTCAAGCAATCAAATCGCGCCGCCACGCGGCCTGCTTCGACATTGTGTCGGAATCACAGCGCAATCTTGAAAACCTCTATACCATCACCACGACCGATGCCATGCTCAGCCAACTTTGTCTTTCTCGCGGAGCAGTCAGCGCCCGCAGCACCGAAGCCGGAATTTGCTGCGCAATCGCAGCCATCGTTCCGCTACACCATGCCCAAAACTTTGCTGCGGACTTACGGGCAGACGGCCTCAACGTCATTGAGCTGCAATCCGGCCACGGCGCTGACATCGACGGCGAAAAAATCTAG
- a CDS encoding ribonuclease R, which yields MGHNFPAVVIDSSEKNNTCRVFIENPPVTAACVGAVPRGKQVDVTVIEADPGTRSVRCAWPAD from the coding sequence GTGGGGCACAATTTTCCGGCGGTAGTAATTGATAGCAGTGAGAAAAATAATACCTGTCGGGTTTTTATTGAAAACCCACCTGTGACCGCTGCATGTGTAGGCGCTGTGCCACGAGGAAAGCAAGTCGACGTTACGGTGATCGAAGCAGATCCCGGTACCCGCAGCGTGCGGTGTGCATGGCCTGCAGACTAG